The window GAACCGCGCCGACGACGAGGGCGGATTCGAGCGCCCCGACCTCGACACCGCGGGCGGCGGCGACGGCATCGGGGTGCTCGCCGTCTCCCAGGGCCTCCGCATCAGCGAGGAGGAGGGGGAAACGACCATGCGGGCGTACGTCACCGCCGAGAACCGCTCGGACATCCGCATCGGGAAGTACGTGCTCGCGGACTACCCCGGCCCCGAATCCTTGTTCTGCCGCATCAAGGGCCTTGAGTACGCACAGCGCTTTCACGCCGACGACGCGAACGAGATCCACGCTCGCCGCGCGATGCGCTCCGAGGGAATCGAGGAGGACGACTACCGGTTCCTCGCCGACCTCGACCCGCTCGCCGTCCTCTACCCCGACGACGGCGACCTGAAACGCCGGATGCCCGACCGCGTCCCGAAACCCGAGACCGTCGTGGAGGAGGCGACCGAGACCGAGCAGATAAAGACCGGCCTGAAGATTCCCGAGAACGGCGTCTTCCTCGGCCACCTCTCCGTCGGCGGGGAGAAGGTGCGGACCGCCGCGAGCCCGCCGACGATTGACTACCGCGTGAAGGACGACTACCGCGACGGCGACCCGCTCGCGTTCCGACACACCCTCGTTGCCGGCGGAACCGGGTCGGGGAAGACGCACACGTCGAAGAACGTCCTCCGGCAGTACCTCCACGAGGAACGACGGTACGAGATGGCGGACGGCGCGGAGCGCCGGATGGCGGTCGTGCAGTTCGACCCCCAAGACGAGTACGCGCAGATGCACGACGACAACCCCGTTGCCGACCGGGAGGACGCGCGCCGCTGGGAGGCCGAAGGCATCGCTTACGGCGGGCACGACGACACCGTCGCGTTCGTCCCGAAAGTCGGGGACGCCACGTACGCCGCGAGCCACCACCACGCCGAACAGCGCGCGTTCACCGTGCCGTTCTCCATGGTTCGCTCACGGCCGTGGCTCGTCGCGTCAAGCGACCTGAACGACAACCAGTACAGCGCGCTCAGACTGCTCCTGAAGCGGTTCTTCCGCCAGCACGGAGACGAGGGGACGTACGAGGAGTTCACCGCATTCCTCGACGATCCCGCCTTGAAGGAGGAGCTCGACGAGTCCGGGCGCGTCCACGAAGCGACCTACGAGGCGGTGATGCGGCGCGTGCTCGGGGCGCCGAGCGGCGTGTTCGATCAGGACGCGCCCCCAATCACCGACCTCGTGCACGAGTTCGTGCGGCCGGGCGGCCTGTCCGTGGTTCCGACCTACCACGTAAACGACACGCGGGCGACCGAAACCGTCGTCCTGGCGCTCGCGAGCCTACTCGTCGACCAGAAACTCTCGAACGACCCCGACTTCGACCGCATCAAGGAGACGCCGCTTCTGGTGGGGATGGACGAGGCGCACAACTTCCTCGCGGACGCCGATAGCGTGCAGGCCAGGAACGTCATCGGGAAGTTCACCGAAGCCGCGAAACAGGGGCGGAAGGAACGACTCGGCTTGTTCCTCATCACGCAGGACCCCCAAGACATCGCCGACCCCGTGTTCAAACAGGTGAACACGACCGTCGTCCTCAACCTCGGGGACGAGGACGCCATCAAGAGCGTGAACATCCCGAGCAACCTCGAAGGGAAAGTCCCCTACATGGAGACGGGCCAGATGGTCGTCTACTCGCCCGACAACTCCGAACCGGTCGAAATCGTCGGCCTCCCCACCTGTCTCACGCGGCACGGCCGGGACTGATGCGGCCCCCATCTTTTTCGTGTCGTCCCTCGAATCCCCGGACATGTCGAAGATACTCGTCCCCATCGACAGTTCCGAGCAGTCCACCGACGCGCTCGAATACGCGCTGGAGGAGTTCCAGAGCGACGACATCACGCTCATTCACGTCATCGACCCAATCGAGGCCGGATACACGGCGCAGGCGACCGTCCCCGGATACAGCGAGGAATGGTACGAACAGGCGCAGGACGACGCCGAAACGCTCTTCGAGCGGGCGCAGGAGACCGCCGACGAGTACGGCGTCACCCTGGAAACCGTGACCGAAGTCGGCCGTCCCTCTCGAACGGTCGTGGACTACGCCGACGAGAACGGCTTCGACCACATCGTGATGGGGAGTCACGGCCGCAGCGGCGTCAGCCGCATCCTCCTCGGGAGCGTCGCGGAAGCCGTCGTCCGCCGCTCCCCGGTTCCCGTCACCATCGTCCGATAGACAGCCTTCGCGTACAGGCGACCCGGCCGCGTTCACGGAGCGTGGGTCGCACAACCGCGCGCACTCCGTGACCGTTCTCACAGCACGCCACTGACTGGCCCCGCCATCGTATATGAACGTTCGCCGTCGTCTCTCTGGCCTGCCTAGCATCCGCGAGCGAAGCGGTGAGTCGCGGGCCGACGACCGAACGGCCTTCGCGGAACGAACGACGCGCGAACGGAGTGCTTTTGTCATAGCGTTCGCCGAGCGCGTCGACGGCGAGCGTAGCGCAGACGCCGCGTTAGAAGATGTTCGCCTGCCGGTACACTGAGATTCCCTGGCCGGTGATCTCGTAGGGTTTGGTCTCCCGGGAGTGGTTGGCGTCCCGGATCTTCTGGATTTCGACGGCAAGCCGAGTTTCGCGGAAGTCGTCGGGGCGGATGTATCGGAGGAGGAAGACGGCGTCGGTGAGGTATTCGATGATGCCGTGACGGGACGCGTACGGGTTGTTTTCGGCGGCTTCGCTGGTGAGCATGGTGGTGACGCCGGCGTTCTTGAGTGCTTTGGTGAAGTCGTAGATCTCGGTGCGCCGGGTAGCCTGATCGTCGTACATCATCTCGAGGAGGCTGACGGAGTCCAGTACGAGCCGGGTCGCGCCGAAGTCCTCGACGAGGCGGGGGAGTTCGTTCCGGATGCTGGTGAGCGAGTTCGCCATCTCGATGGGGTCGAGGTCGATGATGGCGAGGTCGCCGTTTGCGATGTGCTCGGCGAAACTCCAGCCTCTCTCGTTCGCGCTGTCCACGATGCGCTCTTCGGTCTCTTCGAGCGTGATGAAGACGGCGCGTTCGTCGTTCTTGAGGGCGTGGTTGAGGAACTGGAGGCCGAACGTGGTCTTTCCGGTTCCTGCGCTCCCGATGGCGACGATGAGGCTGCGTTTGGGGACGCCGCCCTGCACCATGTTGTCCAGGCCTTCGATGCCGAGTTCGACGCGCGGGATGTCGGACTCGAACTCTCCGTCCTCGAAGTCGGTCTCCGCGCCGCTGTCGAGGTCGAACCCGAACCCACCGTCCCCGCCGCCGCCGCCGCTGCCGAACGCGGCCTCGAAGCCGTCCGCGGTCGTGTCGTCACTACCGCCGCCGAACGCGGCCTCGAAGTCGTCCGCAGTCGCCTCGGCCTCCGTCTCGGGTTCGCCCGCGCCGAACGCAGCCTCGAACCTGCCTTCGTTCTCCGTCGCCGCGCCCGTCTCGTCGGCGCCCTCGTCTGACACCTCCGATTCGTCCTCGCTCCCGCCGCCGAATGCGGTCTCGAACTCGTCCGTTCGGGACGGTTCCGGGGACTCTTCTGTATCCGCTGGATCCGTGTCTCCCTCGGATTCGGACGGCTCTCCGGTGTCCGCTTCGTCTTCGTCGTCCGAGAACGCTCGCTCGAACCAGTCCTCGTCGTCAGCCACTCTCCTCACCCCTCGGGCTGATCGCGCCGTCCGTCATACCCGAAGGAAGCGGTCAGAACGCAAAGTAGTTTTGCCCTCGTGGAAGAACGCTTTTCCCGATTCCTGCGAGAGTAGCGGGTGATGGGTTTCTTCGACGACCTCGCCGCCCGCATCGACTCGACCGATAGCGTCGTCTGCGTCGGCCTCGACCCGGATCGTGATCGCCTCCCCGAGGACGTACGCGAAAAGGAGTTGCCGCGCTGGGCGTTCAACCGCCGAATCATCGACGCGACACACGAACACGCGGCGTGCTACAAGCCGAACGCCGCGTTCTACGAGGACTCGAAGGGGTGGCGGAGTCTCCGCGAGACGGTCGAGTACGCACACGGGAAGGGCGTTCCCGTCATCGTGGACGCGAAGCGCGGCGACATCGGGAACACCGCCCGCCAGTACGCCGACGTCCTCGACTACGCTGACGCAATCACAGTCAACCCCTACCTCGGTCGAGACAGCCTCCAGCCGTTCCTCTCCCAGGAGGACGCTGGCGTGTTCGTTCTCTGCCGGACATCCAACCCGGGCGGGAAGGACTTCCAGAACCTCGAACTCGCGGGGTTCGACGAGTACCTCTACGAGCACGTCGCGCGCCGCGCGAGCGAGTGGAACGAGAACGACAACGTCGGCCTCGTCGTCGGCGCGACCAGCACGGACGAACTCGAACGCGTCCGCGACACTGTCCCCGATCTCCCATTTCTCGTGCCCGGGGTCGGCGCGCAGGGCGGGGACGCCGAGGCCGCGGTCGAGTTCGGCCTGACCGGGGACGGCGTCGGCCTCGTGAACTCCACACGCGGCATCATCTTCGCCGGCGAGGGCTCCGAGGAGTGGGCGGCCGCCGCCGGACAGGCCGCCAAACGCCTCAAAGACCGCTTGAACAAGTACCGCTAGCGGGGTTCGCCCCAGTCGTCCGGCGAGCCGCTGCGGTCGCGCCGCCCGCCCTCACTCGTGCCGTCACCGTACTGTCGCGCGCACTCCGTGCAGAGTCCGGTGTCGCGGTCGTAGTGGTCGCTGCAGACGACGCGCCCGCACTGGTCGCAGGCGTGGCGCGCGTCCGCGCTCTCACAGATCTGACAGACGCCGGTGACGCTCATACCGAACGTACGCGAACCGCCGGCTTCAATCCCCGGGACAAACGTCTTGTGTGACATACTGTACCGGTCGTACAGACGGCCGATACGGGGCCTCTACCTCCGAAAAAAGTTTATAAGCGACTGTCTCTAATCCGCTTCCATGGGTCTCGACCAGCCCCTCCTCGACCGCGCCATCGAGCGCGGCGAGGAGGAGGGCGGGAACGTCGAATTCAAGGAACGGCTCGCGCGCGACGTGCACCTCGCGGACGGCCGGCTGGAGAGCCTCGCGGCGCAACTCCGCCACCGCGTGCTCTCCGGGGACGGCGAAGCCCTCTACGTCGTCGGCGTCACGGACGACGGCGGCGTCGCGGGAATCCCGCCCGACGCGTTCTCCGAGTCGCTCGACGTGCTCAGCCTCCTCGCCGAGGAGGCGAACGCCCACATCGACGACGTGGTCACGCGCGGCACCGACGACGGCGGCCTGGTCGGCGTCGCCACCGTGCGAGACGGCGGACACCTCGACGGCGGCGACGACCACATCATCGTCGGCACCGCCGGTCACGTCGACCACGGGAAGTCAACGCTCGTCGGCAGCCTCGTCACCGGACGCGCGGACGACGGCGACGGCGACACCCGGAGCTTCCTCGACGTGCAGCCCCACGAGATAGAGCGCGGCCTGTCCGCCGACCTCTCCTACGCCGTCTACGGCTTCGACGAAGCGGGGCCGCTCCGGGTGGACAACCCGAGCCGGAAGTCCGACCGCGCGGCCGTCGTCGAGTCCGCGGACCGCATCGTCTCCTTCGTCGACACCGTCGGCCACGAACCCTGGCTCCGCACCACAATTCGCGGACTCGTCGGACAGAAGATAGACTACGGTCTCCTCACGGTCGCCGCCGACGACGGCCCGACGAAGACCACCCGCGAACACCTCGGCGTCCTGCTCGCCACCGACCTCCCGACAATCGTCGCCATCACGAAGACCGATCTCGTGAGCGACGAGCGCGCCCTCGAAGTGGAGCGCGAGGTCGAGAAACTCCTCCGGAACGCCGGCCGCAGTCCGCTGCTCGTGGAGCGACACGGCGTCGCCGCCGCTGTCGACGAAATCAGTGACACCGTCGTGCCGCTCGTCCGGACGAGCGCGGTGACGATGGACGGACTCGACACGCTCGACCGACTGTTCGAACACCTCCCGAAGACCAACGGCGGGGGCGACGACTTCCGGATGTACGTCGACCGCACGTACAGCGTCACCGGCGTCGGCGCGGTCGCCTCGGGCACGGTGAAGTCGGGAACGGTCGAGGCCGGGGACGAACTCCTGCTCGGCCCGCTCGCCGACGGCTCCTTCACCGGGGTCGAGGTGCGGAGCATCGAGATGCACTACCACCGCGTCGACCGCGCGGAGGCCGGCCGAATCGTCGGTATCGCTCTGAAGGGCGTTCAGGAGGCGGATATCGAGCGCGGGATGGTGCTCCTGCCGCGTGAGGCCGACCCCGAGCCCGTCCGGGAGTTCGACGCGGACGTGATGGTTCTCAACCACCCCACCCGCATCGACGCCGGCTACGAACCGGTCGTCCACCTCGAAACCGTCAGCGAAGCCGTCCAAATCGATCCCGACGGCGGGCAACTCCTCCCCGGCGACTCCGGGAGCGCGCGCGTCCGCTTCAAGTTCCGGCCGTACCTCGTGGAGGCGGGCCAGCGGTTCGTCTTCCGCGAGGGGTCGAGTAAGGGCGTCGGCACCGTCACCAGCGTCCGCTGATGGAGTTCACGCTCGACGCCCCCGAACTCGCCGCCGGACTCGCGCTCACCGCCGTCGCCGCCGCGGGCGTCTCCGTTATCGCGCCCGGGACGTTCGCGCTCGCTGCCGGGCTCGCGCTCGGCCTGCCGTTCTTCGCGGCGGGCGCGGAGCTCACCGAGCCGTCGCCGCGACACCGCCTCGAAACCGCGAGCACCGCGCTCGTCGTCGGTGTTCTCGCCGCGCTTCTGGTCGGGTTTCTCCCGCAGCCTGCGCGAATCCCCGTAGTCGTGGGCGCGACCTACGTCTCCGGGTCGCTCGTCGCGGTCACCCGATAACCGCCGGTAGTCGTCTCCGCGAGGCCGAGCAGCACGGCCCACTCCAGGAGTCGGCGGACGCGCTCGCGCCACTCGGCCTCCCAGCCGTCAGTCTCGCGCTCCCACCGCGGCACCGCGTCGAACGCCGCGAACACCTCGTCCGCGCTCCGCGGTGTCTCGCCGAGCGCGTCGAGCACGTCTCGCGCGCCGTACACGCCGTCGCGGAACCGCCGCGCGAGCGTCGCCCGGTTCGGCGTGTCGTCGACGCGCTCGAACCCCTCGTCGGTCGCGCGCGCGAGCGAGAGCGCGCGGAGGAACGCGAGCCAGTCGGAGGCGTCGTCACGGTTCTCGACGCCGGTTCGCGCGACGACGCGCGCGCAGCAGTCGCGCTCCGTCCGCGGGTCGTCCGGCACCGCCGACTGCACCGCCCACAGGCCGTCGAGGGAGTCTGGCGCGGGCGGAACGGGCTTGCGTCGCACTACAGGAAGCTCTCCGCAAGCACGTCCTCGCGGGTGTCGCCGAGCGCGTACGTCGGCCCGCCGACGACGTTTATCGTCACCTGCGCGGGTGCGAAGTAGCCCTCCGCGACCTCGCTCATCTCCCAGTCCGCGTCCGCGAACACCGCCGCGGAGGGCGCGTCGTACTCGCCCGCGGTCGAGGGGAGGGCGTCGAAGGCGTCGCTGTCCTCGCGCACCGTGAAGTGCGCCCGGCCGCCGTGAACGACGCTGTCGGTCGTGCGCGCGATGGCGTCCTCCTCGCCGCCCGCGACGGGTGCGACCGGCGCGCTCCCCGTCGCGGAGAGCACGTCCTGCGGGTCGTAGCCCGCCTCGAACAATCGGAACAGCGCCATCTCCGCGGGTCGCGCGGCCGCGGAGACACTCCCCACGATGCTCGCGGTCGCGTACGTCGGGAGGTAGACGCCGTCCGTGTTCACGCCCGCCTCCGCCGCGATTCGCTCCGCCACCGCCTCCGTCGGGAGGCTGTCGGCCTCGATGGCGAGGACGGTCAGGTCGAACGCGTCCGTGTACCCGAGCGCGCGGAACTCGGCCTCGTCCGCGACCAGCGCGCGCGCCGGCCCCGACCCCAGTCCCTCGAAGCCGTCGAGGGAGAGCTGCCAGCCCGCCTTCTGCGAGCCCAGCAGCCCCAGTCCGGGCCGGTCACAGGTGAGTTCGACGTGCGGGAACGCCGCGCCCGCGACCTCGTCCATCCGCGTCTGAACCGTCGCGAGCCCCGCGGTCTGGAGTTCTGCGAGCAGTAGTCCGGCTTCCATGCCGCCCTCGAAGTCCACGCCGAAGTCCAGGACGGTCGCGCCGTTCTCCAGGTCGAACGCGCCGATGTCGAGTTCGTCCGCGAAGTCCAGGGCCTCGTCCGCCAGTTCGATGGCCATCCGATTGACGCTCTCCATACCCCGCGGGTTCGCCCGTCTCGCCTAAATGGTTTCTCAGTCCCGCTCCCCGCGCGCCGCACGCCCAAGCGCGTCCTCCACGGATTCGACCGTCTCGCGTGCGCGCTGGTCGCGACCTCGCTTGTCGTCTATCCACGCCGCGCGGGATACGCCTCCCTCGACGGTGTTGAGAGACTCGCGCTGGCTGGGAGTTGAACTTCAGTCACGCCGCTCGCGTTCGCTCGCTTCGTTCCTTAGTTCAGAATCCCCGTGAGCGATTTCACTGCTCACTTTGGTCGCAGTAGAAATGCGCTGGCTGGGATTTGAACCCAGGTTGTGACCATGGCAAGGTCACGTGATACCACTACACTACCAGCGCGCGTTCTTCGCACTCGAACCGAGGAGGTCGCTATAAATAAGACTTGCGAACCGGGGGCGGCGTGGGTCTCGGGCGCAACCTCGGCACTCCTCACGAGACGGGCGCACGGGTCGTGCGAAGCCGTCTCAGGCCGTCGTCGATAACGCCATCCTTTTAGGCATGCTGTCGGTAGTTGTGGTACAGTCTCGTGTCGAGACGAAGAAGCGATACGGCATGACAGTCAGCGTACTCGTGCCGTCGTCCCTCGTCCGGGAAGCCGAGGACAAACGCGAGGCAACTCGCAAACTCGGCTACGTGGCCCGCGCGGCCGCGGTCTTCCGGGCTGACCGCCTCGTGGTCTTCGACGACCCCGAGGGGGAGGAAACGTGGGGCGGCGGGTTCGTCGAAACCGTTCTCCGGTACGCCGCGACCCCGCCATACCTCCGAAAGGAGGCGTTCGGGACGCGGAGCGAACTGGAGTACGCTGGCATCCTGCCGCCGCTCCTCGTGTCGGCATGGACCGGCTCCGAATCGAGCGGTTCGGGGTCGAAACGACAGGGAATCGTGACCCAGGTCGGACCTGAAGGGCGCGTCCGGGTCAATTGCGGCATGCAACACCCGATCTCCCTCCACACACCTCCCGGTATGGAGGTTCGCGAGGGGGAGCGCGTGACCATCAGGGTCTCTTCGCGACGACCGGTTCGAGCGAAACTCCTCGACGAAACCCCGCCCGGGTTTCAGGTGGTTCGCTCGAACCTCGGCGACGAACTCGACCGTCCCGACGCGGGCTACCGCGTGGCGACGTCACGGCACGGCACGCCGATCTCGGCGTCGTCGCTGCCGGACGTCACGCGCCGCGTCCACGAGGACGGGCTGACCGTCGCGTTCGGCGCTCCCGCTCGGGGACTCCCCCCGATGCTCGGCGTGTCCGAATCGACGGTCGAAGAGGCGTCCGCCGACTCAGCCACCCACGCCCCCGGTGGGTTCGACACCTGGCTCAACGTCATCCCGCGTCAGGGCAGCGAGGTCGTGCGAACGGAAGAAGCTCTGTTCGCCGCCCTCAGCTGTCTCACGCTCACGGAGTGATACGATGCCACAACCAAGTCGACCACGAAAAGGCTCGATGGGCTACGGCCCCCGTAAGCGGGCAGCAAGTGAAGTGCCGCGCTTCAACAGCTGGCCGACCGACGACGGGCAGCCGGCCCTGCAGGGCTTCGCCGGATACAAGGCAGGCATGACTCACGTCGTGACGGTTGACGACAAAGCCAACTCTCCCACGGAGGGTATGGAGCAGTCCGTTCCCGTCACGCTCGTTGAAACACCCCCGATGCACGCGGCCGCGGTGCGCCTCTACGAGGACACGCCGTACGGCCAGAAGCCGCTCACGGAAGTGTGGGCGGACGACCTCCACGGGGACCTCGACCGCGTGCTCTCGACGCCGGACGAACCCGGCGACCGAG is drawn from Salarchaeum sp. JOR-1 and contains these coding sequences:
- a CDS encoding putative RNA uridine N3 methyltransferase → MTVSVLVPSSLVREAEDKREATRKLGYVARAAAVFRADRLVVFDDPEGEETWGGGFVETVLRYAATPPYLRKEAFGTRSELEYAGILPPLLVSAWTGSESSGSGSKRQGIVTQVGPEGRVRVNCGMQHPISLHTPPGMEVREGERVTIRVSSRRPVRAKLLDETPPGFQVVRSNLGDELDRPDAGYRVATSRHGTPISASSLPDVTRRVHEDGLTVAFGAPARGLPPMLGVSESTVEEASADSATHAPGGFDTWLNVIPRQGSEVVRTEEALFAALSCLTLTE
- the pyrF gene encoding orotidine-5'-phosphate decarboxylase, encoding MGFFDDLAARIDSTDSVVCVGLDPDRDRLPEDVREKELPRWAFNRRIIDATHEHAACYKPNAAFYEDSKGWRSLRETVEYAHGKGVPVIVDAKRGDIGNTARQYADVLDYADAITVNPYLGRDSLQPFLSQEDAGVFVLCRTSNPGGKDFQNLELAGFDEYLYEHVARRASEWNENDNVGLVVGATSTDELERVRDTVPDLPFLVPGVGAQGGDAEAAVEFGLTGDGVGLVNSTRGIIFAGEGSEEWAAAAGQAAKRLKDRLNKYR
- a CDS encoding KaiC domain-containing protein, which encodes MADDEDWFERAFSDDEDEADTGEPSESEGDTDPADTEESPEPSRTDEFETAFGGGSEDESEVSDEGADETGAATENEGRFEAAFGAGEPETEAEATADDFEAAFGGGSDDTTADGFEAAFGSGGGGGDGGFGFDLDSGAETDFEDGEFESDIPRVELGIEGLDNMVQGGVPKRSLIVAIGSAGTGKTTFGLQFLNHALKNDERAVFITLEETEERIVDSANERGWSFAEHIANGDLAIIDLDPIEMANSLTSIRNELPRLVEDFGATRLVLDSVSLLEMMYDDQATRRTEIYDFTKALKNAGVTTMLTSEAAENNPYASRHGIIEYLTDAVFLLRYIRPDDFRETRLAVEIQKIRDANHSRETKPYEITGQGISVYRQANIF
- the mch gene encoding methenyltetrahydromethanopterin cyclohydrolase; its protein translation is MESVNRMAIELADEALDFADELDIGAFDLENGATVLDFGVDFEGGMEAGLLLAELQTAGLATVQTRMDEVAGAAFPHVELTCDRPGLGLLGSQKAGWQLSLDGFEGLGSGPARALVADEAEFRALGYTDAFDLTVLAIEADSLPTEAVAERIAAEAGVNTDGVYLPTYATASIVGSVSAAARPAEMALFRLFEAGYDPQDVLSATGSAPVAPVAGGEEDAIARTTDSVVHGGRAHFTVREDSDAFDALPSTAGEYDAPSAAVFADADWEMSEVAEGYFAPAQVTINVVGGPTYALGDTREDVLAESFL
- a CDS encoding universal stress protein — translated: MSKILVPIDSSEQSTDALEYALEEFQSDDITLIHVIDPIEAGYTAQATVPGYSEEWYEQAQDDAETLFERAQETADEYGVTLETVTEVGRPSRTVVDYADENGFDHIVMGSHGRSGVSRILLGSVAEAVVRRSPVPVTIVR
- a CDS encoding ATP-binding protein — its product is MSDQDLGDFSPSGTADDPSNEGRAVNRADDEGGFERPDLDTAGGGDGIGVLAVSQGLRISEEEGETTMRAYVTAENRSDIRIGKYVLADYPGPESLFCRIKGLEYAQRFHADDANEIHARRAMRSEGIEEDDYRFLADLDPLAVLYPDDGDLKRRMPDRVPKPETVVEEATETEQIKTGLKIPENGVFLGHLSVGGEKVRTAASPPTIDYRVKDDYRDGDPLAFRHTLVAGGTGSGKTHTSKNVLRQYLHEERRYEMADGAERRMAVVQFDPQDEYAQMHDDNPVADREDARRWEAEGIAYGGHDDTVAFVPKVGDATYAASHHHAEQRAFTVPFSMVRSRPWLVASSDLNDNQYSALRLLLKRFFRQHGDEGTYEEFTAFLDDPALKEELDESGRVHEATYEAVMRRVLGAPSGVFDQDAPPITDLVHEFVRPGGLSVVPTYHVNDTRATETVVLALASLLVDQKLSNDPDFDRIKETPLLVGMDEAHNFLADADSVQARNVIGKFTEAAKQGRKERLGLFLITQDPQDIADPVFKQVNTTVVLNLGDEDAIKSVNIPSNLEGKVPYMETGQMVVYSPDNSEPVEIVGLPTCLTRHGRD
- a CDS encoding GTPBP1 family GTP-binding protein — protein: MGLDQPLLDRAIERGEEEGGNVEFKERLARDVHLADGRLESLAAQLRHRVLSGDGEALYVVGVTDDGGVAGIPPDAFSESLDVLSLLAEEANAHIDDVVTRGTDDGGLVGVATVRDGGHLDGGDDHIIVGTAGHVDHGKSTLVGSLVTGRADDGDGDTRSFLDVQPHEIERGLSADLSYAVYGFDEAGPLRVDNPSRKSDRAAVVESADRIVSFVDTVGHEPWLRTTIRGLVGQKIDYGLLTVAADDGPTKTTREHLGVLLATDLPTIVAITKTDLVSDERALEVEREVEKLLRNAGRSPLLVERHGVAAAVDEISDTVVPLVRTSAVTMDGLDTLDRLFEHLPKTNGGGDDFRMYVDRTYSVTGVGAVASGTVKSGTVEAGDELLLGPLADGSFTGVEVRSIEMHYHRVDRAEAGRIVGIALKGVQEADIERGMVLLPREADPEPVREFDADVMVLNHPTRIDAGYEPVVHLETVSEAVQIDPDGGQLLPGDSGSARVRFKFRPYLVEAGQRFVFREGSSKGVGTVTSVR